A single window of Sphingobium sp. SCG-1 DNA harbors:
- a CDS encoding HAD-IIIC family phosphatase, with protein MNSSLSAASSLDLLRREIRQREEEGALRGKDYRAFHRQLRELDKDAAIRVALLGNVTCELLEPYLSLASARESFQLVCRYGGFGQYFQDLQADVCQHFNPHMIVLLLSLEQLRPDAIGTLTALSPGERLQLREQISEEIRAWIGSAEAATTATLLIGNFPMPPFPALGVADAANDYGEQAFYHDLNCSLLTFAAEHPRVQIFDLAGALARIGSDQGLDARMMHVAKVAWTEKLMAEMGNVFARHIIAMSGAARKCLVLDADNTLWGGVLGEEGPWGIGIDRGDSTGEAFIAFQRRVKALKDRGILLALCSKNNPAEMDALFEARTDMPLSRHDFSMLAVGWQNKSNGLITIARDLNIGLDSLVFIDDNPAEVAHVRAALPMVEAVLLPSDASSYAGLLDRLPWFEKSRLTAEDALKSDQYAQAAARQAALADLPQGMSYLEGLGIELEVREAEPRDLPRLHQLFAKTNQFNVTTIRYSLGELEDMVGANDVRVEVAFMRDRFGDMGMIAAIVVRQDNVSSWRIDSFVMSCRAMGRGVETAILHRIQDGLTRTQSGAVLSAEYRPTPRNAPVATLFDDHGFDVAERSPSGSVRYSWRPSDKVIEGCGWIKLLEKVAA; from the coding sequence ATGAACAGTTCGCTTTCCGCAGCATCATCCCTCGATCTGTTACGTCGCGAAATCCGCCAAAGGGAAGAAGAGGGCGCTTTGCGTGGTAAAGATTACCGCGCCTTTCATCGCCAGTTACGGGAATTGGATAAGGATGCGGCAATCCGCGTCGCGCTTCTCGGCAACGTCACCTGCGAACTGCTGGAGCCGTATCTGTCACTCGCCAGCGCGCGCGAAAGCTTTCAACTGGTATGCCGCTATGGCGGGTTCGGGCAGTATTTCCAGGATTTACAGGCGGATGTCTGCCAGCATTTCAACCCGCACATGATCGTCCTGCTGTTGTCGCTTGAGCAACTCCGGCCGGATGCAATTGGTACGCTAACCGCCCTTTCTCCGGGCGAAAGACTTCAGTTGCGCGAGCAGATCAGCGAGGAGATACGAGCCTGGATCGGTTCTGCGGAGGCGGCGACTACGGCGACGCTCCTGATCGGTAATTTTCCGATGCCGCCTTTTCCAGCGCTGGGCGTGGCGGATGCCGCCAACGACTATGGCGAGCAGGCATTCTATCACGACCTTAATTGTAGCCTGCTGACTTTCGCCGCGGAGCACCCCCGCGTCCAGATATTCGATCTTGCAGGCGCATTGGCGCGCATAGGCAGCGACCAGGGGCTTGATGCTCGCATGATGCACGTCGCCAAGGTTGCTTGGACCGAAAAGCTGATGGCGGAAATGGGGAATGTCTTCGCCCGGCATATCATCGCGATGAGCGGCGCCGCGCGCAAATGTCTTGTCCTTGATGCCGACAACACCTTGTGGGGCGGGGTGCTGGGTGAAGAGGGGCCTTGGGGTATCGGCATAGATCGCGGCGACTCCACCGGCGAAGCGTTCATCGCCTTCCAGCGCCGCGTAAAGGCGCTGAAGGATCGAGGCATCTTACTGGCGCTGTGCAGCAAGAATAATCCTGCGGAGATGGACGCGCTATTCGAAGCACGCACAGATATGCCGCTCTCGCGCCACGATTTCTCGATGCTCGCGGTAGGATGGCAGAATAAAAGCAACGGCCTCATCACCATCGCACGCGATCTAAATATCGGCTTGGATTCTTTGGTCTTCATCGACGACAACCCGGCGGAAGTCGCACATGTTCGCGCCGCGCTGCCCATGGTCGAGGCCGTGTTGTTGCCATCTGACGCATCGTCCTATGCGGGGTTGCTCGATCGGTTGCCCTGGTTTGAAAAGTCGAGGCTCACGGCTGAGGATGCGCTCAAGTCGGACCAATATGCGCAGGCTGCGGCGCGACAGGCGGCTCTTGCGGATCTGCCGCAAGGGATGAGCTATCTCGAAGGATTGGGAATCGAGCTTGAGGTGCGGGAAGCGGAACCTCGTGATCTGCCGCGTTTGCATCAACTGTTCGCCAAAACCAACCAGTTCAACGTGACGACCATCCGCTATTCGCTCGGCGAACTGGAGGATATGGTCGGTGCGAACGATGTTCGTGTCGAAGTCGCTTTCATGCGCGACCGATTTGGCGACATGGGCATGATCGCCGCGATTGTCGTCCGGCAGGATAACGTTTCGAGTTGGCGGATCGACAGTTTCGTGATGAGTTGCCGGGCTATGGGACGTGGCGTGGAAACAGCGATCCTCCACCGTATTCAGGACGGGCTTACCCGTACGCAGAGTGGCGCTGTGCTGAGTGCGGAATATCGACCCACGCCTCGCAACGCTCCGGTGGCAACTCTGTTCGACGATCATGGCTTCGATGTTGCAGAGCGTAGTCCGAGCGGATCGGTCCGCTATTCATGGCGCCCTTCCGATAAAGTCATCGAAGGCTGTGGGTGGATCAAGCTTCTTGAGAAGGTGGCGGCATGA
- a CDS encoding lipopolysaccharide biosynthesis protein, with translation MGRTQHASLGNAAARGATLLGLSQAVKILTMLASTVVVVRLLTPTDYGVIAMVAPVASFILIFQSLGLGQAVVQRANLSQDQINAVFWFNVAASAAIAMFFVALGPLVAWFYDDVRPGYVIAASGLTVMATGVTLLQVALLNREMRFGALSIVDMVTALAGLIATIVFAVTTRSYWALMLGPFVGAIAGSVLAWRMAGWRPSLHIQWSSSRDLLRFGVDVTGFNLLNQLSRNLDNVLIAKMWGAMQLGLYDRSYRLMMFPLQTLNQPLSRVILPALSKVLGEPERYRRIFLTAVRSLVFVTVPGAIVAAACSQQIIGLLLGEQWLSAAPIFFWLALAASIQVVSNATGWLFISSGHTRAMRNWGVLGAIFTIGSVVAGLPWGATGVAAAYAASEWLRIPILYRWSTRGTSVRPVDLYAVLAPSLAAGGIAAGIIWITQDRADDLVVFAVGIVTAYGLSTAFHAFSEDGRAMLARFYRIGHDALDRYRPRPLIPAE, from the coding sequence ATGGGTAGGACGCAGCACGCGAGCCTCGGCAATGCCGCAGCGCGTGGCGCGACACTGCTGGGACTGTCGCAAGCCGTTAAGATTCTGACGATGCTGGCATCGACCGTGGTGGTCGTGCGCCTCCTGACGCCAACCGATTATGGTGTGATCGCGATGGTCGCGCCGGTAGCGAGCTTTATCCTGATATTCCAGTCGCTGGGACTGGGGCAGGCGGTCGTCCAACGCGCAAACCTCTCTCAGGATCAGATCAATGCCGTCTTCTGGTTCAATGTCGCCGCTTCTGCGGCGATAGCAATGTTCTTCGTCGCGCTGGGTCCGCTGGTCGCGTGGTTCTATGACGACGTACGTCCCGGCTATGTGATCGCGGCAAGCGGATTGACGGTCATGGCTACGGGCGTGACCTTGCTGCAAGTGGCGCTGCTCAACCGGGAGATGCGGTTCGGAGCGCTTAGCATCGTGGACATGGTGACGGCTTTGGCCGGACTTATCGCCACCATCGTGTTTGCGGTGACGACGCGCAGCTATTGGGCGTTGATGCTCGGGCCGTTCGTGGGAGCAATCGCAGGATCAGTGCTCGCATGGCGCATGGCGGGGTGGCGGCCTTCGCTGCACATCCAGTGGAGCAGTTCGCGCGACCTGCTTCGATTTGGAGTCGATGTCACCGGCTTTAACTTGCTCAATCAGCTTAGCCGCAATCTTGATAATGTACTGATCGCAAAGATGTGGGGAGCGATGCAGCTCGGCCTTTACGACAGAAGCTACCGACTGATGATGTTTCCGCTCCAGACTCTCAATCAGCCCCTGTCGCGCGTGATCCTTCCGGCGTTGTCCAAGGTTCTGGGTGAACCCGAGCGGTATCGCAGAATTTTCCTTACCGCCGTCCGATCACTGGTGTTCGTCACCGTGCCGGGCGCAATCGTCGCGGCGGCATGTAGCCAACAAATTATCGGGCTGCTGCTCGGCGAGCAGTGGTTGAGCGCAGCGCCGATATTCTTCTGGTTGGCGCTCGCCGCAAGCATCCAGGTGGTTTCCAACGCCACAGGCTGGCTGTTCATCAGCTCCGGGCATACACGCGCTATGCGGAACTGGGGCGTACTGGGCGCGATCTTCACCATTGGGAGCGTGGTTGCGGGACTACCGTGGGGCGCTACCGGCGTCGCGGCAGCCTATGCCGCGAGCGAATGGCTGAGAATTCCGATCCTCTACCGCTGGAGTACGCGCGGAACGAGCGTGCGTCCTGTCGATCTCTATGCCGTGCTTGCGCCGTCGCTGGCGGCGGGGGGCATTGCGGCGGGGATCATCTGGATCACGCAGGATCGCGCAGACGATCTCGTCGTCTTCGCCGTGGGAATTGTAACGGCGTACGGCCTGAGTACGGCCTTCCACGCGTTTTCAGAAGATGGGCGCGCGATGCTAGCGCGATTCTATCGAATAGGGCATGACGCACTTGACCGTTATCGCCCCCGCCCGCTGATCCCGGCCGAATAG
- a CDS encoding glycosyltransferase family 2 protein: MRKNRTAEKLGTNTYASPATEFAVDTRYDAYMRNSDRGDLRMKISVIIPTHKRPELLKDALQSVARQKLLPAEVWVVDDASDLRTQQVVNMFAEQLQVPTQYVRNNVAVGACGSRNLGAFLSSGDWLAFLDDDDLWQPDFLSETAARAQRNDVDLVMSGLQRQEKGQPDTARFTPDDMTGDTVLQYRSSMTGSNFLIRATRFAAVRGFDPAMTVFNDWDFLIRLLRNGTRYAVVHDPLVLWRDHAGDRIATPTARRADGIDKFLGRYGRELPSSMRRELRTTALGIRRKCTAQPYRYLELSVALAWAHGPAAALTKLIGMKRPLALS, encoded by the coding sequence ATGCGGAAAAACCGCACGGCTGAGAAGTTAGGTACGAACACCTACGCAAGTCCGGCTACTGAATTTGCCGTCGACACCCGGTACGATGCCTACATGCGCAACAGCGATCGGGGCGATCTGCGGATGAAGATTTCGGTCATTATACCTACCCACAAGAGGCCCGAATTACTGAAGGACGCACTGCAAAGTGTAGCCAGGCAAAAGCTGCTTCCAGCGGAGGTTTGGGTGGTGGATGACGCCAGCGACCTGCGCACGCAGCAAGTAGTGAATATGTTTGCGGAGCAATTGCAGGTGCCGACGCAATATGTGAGGAACAACGTAGCGGTTGGCGCGTGCGGTTCGCGTAATCTTGGTGCATTTCTCAGCAGCGGCGATTGGCTCGCCTTCCTGGACGACGACGACCTGTGGCAGCCAGATTTTCTCTCAGAAACAGCCGCACGTGCGCAACGTAACGACGTCGACCTGGTGATGAGTGGATTGCAACGTCAGGAAAAAGGGCAGCCGGATACCGCACGTTTTACGCCTGACGACATGACGGGCGACACAGTGCTCCAATACCGGAGTTCCATGACCGGGAGCAACTTCCTGATCCGCGCCACTCGCTTTGCGGCCGTACGTGGGTTCGACCCTGCAATGACTGTCTTCAATGATTGGGACTTTCTCATCCGGCTCCTGCGTAACGGCACGCGCTATGCCGTTGTCCATGACCCGCTCGTCCTGTGGCGCGACCACGCAGGGGACCGGATCGCCACACCCACCGCCCGGCGCGCCGACGGCATCGACAAGTTCCTTGGCCGATATGGGCGCGAATTGCCTTCCTCCATGCGCCGGGAACTACGCACTACGGCTCTTGGCATACGCCGCAAATGCACCGCTCAACCTTATCGATATCTCGAACTCAGCGTTGCGCTCGCGTGGGCGCATGGGCCTGCCGCCGCACTTACGAAACTGATCGGGATGAAGCGGCCGCTTGCCCTGTCCTGA
- a CDS encoding glycosyltransferase, with protein sequence MKIAFFVADYPNPSETFVARQIAGMRALGHDVTIVAGCLKAPMDEIEREGVKVRLIRQESTGIRALTLRLRCGVMALLNWRRLGAIIRGLAMQSLMPAADLLSCPLHLGSYDAIVAHFGPMGVRAAILRQAGMLGGPLAVIFHGKDMSDRWTLKRFLPSYRNLFRSAELLLPISRLWRQRLIDWGAPVGKIRVLRMGVDLGLFDPVPDDKPLQRPLRVLSVARLVEKKGLAYAIEGVKQAAADIDYRIIGYGPLEETLTERCAAPGNNVRLLGRRSHADVFAELRATDIFLLPSVTAEDGDMEGIPVALMEAMAMGVLVVATRHSGIPELIEDELEGLLVTERDANAIAHALDRIADGAIDIAAMRRAARAKVEREFNNSLLDHDLEALLATLQPEADQPRAVADSAATPRSLRA encoded by the coding sequence ATGAAAATAGCCTTCTTCGTCGCCGACTACCCCAACCCCTCGGAAACATTCGTTGCCCGCCAGATCGCCGGAATGCGCGCGCTCGGCCATGACGTTACTATCGTAGCAGGATGTCTGAAGGCGCCCATGGATGAGATCGAGCGCGAAGGCGTGAAGGTCCGACTGATTCGACAGGAGAGCACCGGAATCAGGGCGCTGACTCTCCGGCTACGTTGCGGGGTAATGGCTCTACTGAATTGGCGGCGCCTCGGCGCCATCATTCGAGGGCTGGCCATGCAGTCACTGATGCCCGCCGCAGACCTGCTCAGTTGCCCACTGCATCTCGGGTCGTATGACGCCATCGTCGCCCATTTCGGCCCGATGGGGGTACGCGCCGCGATCCTGCGACAGGCCGGTATGCTAGGCGGGCCGCTCGCCGTGATCTTTCATGGCAAGGATATGAGCGATCGCTGGACCTTGAAACGTTTCCTTCCTTCTTATCGCAACCTGTTCCGTTCCGCTGAATTGCTGCTCCCGATCAGCCGTCTCTGGCGCCAACGCCTTATTGATTGGGGTGCTCCCGTCGGCAAGATCAGAGTGCTGCGCATGGGTGTCGACCTCGGTCTGTTCGATCCCGTCCCGGACGACAAGCCGCTACAAAGACCACTGAGGGTGTTGAGCGTCGCGCGGCTCGTCGAGAAAAAAGGCCTGGCCTACGCTATCGAGGGCGTGAAACAGGCTGCGGCGGACATTGATTACCGGATAATCGGTTATGGCCCGCTGGAAGAGACCTTGACCGAACGATGCGCTGCGCCCGGCAACAATGTTCGGCTGTTGGGACGCAGATCCCATGCGGACGTGTTTGCAGAACTGCGTGCTACCGACATCTTCCTGTTGCCTTCAGTCACTGCTGAAGATGGCGACATGGAAGGCATTCCCGTAGCTCTGATGGAAGCCATGGCCATGGGCGTGCTCGTAGTCGCGACACGGCACAGCGGCATTCCCGAATTGATCGAGGACGAACTGGAAGGTCTGCTTGTCACCGAACGCGATGCCAACGCAATTGCCCATGCGCTCGACCGTATCGCTGATGGTGCCATCGACATAGCCGCCATGCGCCGGGCGGCGCGCGCCAAAGTCGAGCGGGAGTTTAACAATTCCCTGCTGGATCACGACCTGGAAGCGCTTCTCGCCACGCTGCAACCGGAAGCCGATCAGCCGCGTGCAGTAGCTGACTCCGCTGCTACACCCCGCTCGCTGCGGGCCTGA
- a CDS encoding polysaccharide biosynthesis protein GumE has protein sequence MPDAQMLTAQRLRWAGPERLDGVAVPRRAPNDQYLQIAAAAVLAGTVIFNPFLAWVNATIMPIDGSKAALAQGALTVAALGIGFHSAGRPSTDRGITPWIIVIWLLAMTAIITAAIREQFDPKSFGEVLLIPAFIMLGMQFSQTVFIRTVVGLQVAVLVVGIWECVDPAGFGSFFKVAKYYISSRGYSADDFWAGGDLFVSAQRPQGRLLFPGSGLHRGSSLFLEPVSLGNWTIMITLFLIGLWDQLSVRQRALMIASNLILIVICDGRLALGVSAVLVAIVPLARRLPGWISVTYLPVSLIVLAVAKMLGLLGEVGDTFAGRLRYGIDALGRLSIERFFAIGASRTGNEDAGLVYFIQNQSLPIAVALWVIVTLTNTGEDRGGRGFKHGMAIFLVACLPISNASLSIKTTALMWACFGYFYARARAQNNITQPLPDPANG, from the coding sequence GTGCCTGACGCGCAGATGCTGACGGCGCAGCGGCTCCGCTGGGCCGGACCTGAGCGGCTCGACGGTGTTGCTGTCCCGCGCCGTGCGCCGAACGATCAGTATCTGCAGATCGCCGCCGCCGCGGTGCTGGCCGGCACAGTGATCTTCAATCCGTTTCTCGCGTGGGTGAACGCGACGATCATGCCCATCGACGGCAGCAAGGCGGCCCTGGCGCAAGGCGCGCTGACAGTCGCTGCGCTCGGAATCGGGTTCCATTCGGCGGGCAGGCCTTCCACAGACCGAGGCATCACGCCCTGGATAATCGTTATCTGGTTGCTGGCCATGACCGCGATCATAACAGCGGCGATACGGGAGCAATTCGATCCGAAGAGTTTCGGCGAAGTTCTGCTGATCCCCGCATTCATCATGCTGGGTATGCAATTTTCGCAGACGGTGTTCATCCGGACAGTCGTAGGGTTGCAGGTAGCGGTACTGGTGGTCGGCATCTGGGAATGCGTCGACCCTGCGGGGTTCGGATCGTTCTTCAAAGTTGCTAAATATTATATCAGTTCGCGAGGATATTCGGCGGATGATTTCTGGGCGGGGGGCGACTTGTTTGTCAGCGCGCAGCGTCCGCAGGGCAGGTTGCTGTTTCCCGGTTCCGGCCTGCACCGTGGATCATCGTTGTTCCTTGAACCGGTGTCGCTGGGCAACTGGACGATCATGATTACGCTGTTTCTCATTGGATTGTGGGACCAGTTGAGTGTCCGCCAGCGTGCGCTGATGATCGCGTCCAACCTGATCCTGATCGTCATCTGCGACGGGCGACTTGCGCTCGGCGTCAGCGCGGTGTTGGTTGCCATCGTTCCGTTGGCGCGCCGTTTACCAGGCTGGATCAGCGTCACCTATTTGCCCGTCTCGCTGATAGTGCTGGCAGTGGCAAAAATGCTGGGGTTGTTAGGGGAAGTGGGCGACACTTTCGCGGGACGCCTTCGATACGGCATAGACGCCCTGGGACGCCTCAGCATCGAGCGATTCTTCGCGATCGGCGCGAGCCGAACTGGCAATGAAGACGCTGGGCTAGTTTATTTTATTCAAAACCAGTCGTTGCCGATCGCGGTGGCGCTTTGGGTGATCGTCACACTGACGAACACCGGGGAGGATCGTGGCGGTCGGGGATTCAAGCACGGCATGGCCATCTTCCTGGTTGCGTGCCTTCCGATCAGCAATGCATCGCTATCGATCAAGACCACGGCCCTAATGTGGGCATGTTTTGGCTACTTCTATGCGCGTGCAAGAGCGCAGAATAATATCACGCAGCCGCTTCCGGACCCGGCTAATGGGTAG
- a CDS encoding acyl carrier protein yields MSMHERVRVLMADVLEVPIESLSADVDRESLPEWDSLAHLRLMTALEEEFGVRPTMSDIGNVYSFDDVVMLAQRR; encoded by the coding sequence ATGAGTATGCACGAGCGCGTTCGGGTGCTGATGGCCGATGTGCTGGAGGTGCCCATCGAAAGCCTCTCCGCCGACGTCGACCGCGAGTCGCTGCCGGAGTGGGATTCGTTGGCGCATCTACGATTGATGACGGCATTGGAGGAAGAGTTCGGCGTCCGGCCCACAATGTCCGATATCGGTAACGTGTATAGCTTCGATGATGTCGTCATGCTTGCCCAGCGGCGCTGA
- a CDS encoding polysaccharide biosynthesis protein GumK — MKTAAAHSRVHPVDNEENGSFSEAGVSRQEGDIARSGTRVLILSRHDYRTKRKASAHFLAKALAEQGHEVRFFSVGYSWLSRLRGDSRTFLDQSANHWESVDGVYAYLWRGNWHATRVPLLGDKSGYLFDLWARSRCDALDEAASVSDVIIVESGIAPMLIPRVRAAAPHAKLVYRAADLLSTAGVHPRVQQVLEQSREEIDLVVVVARAMLPHFDNFDVPKIVLRHGIDRDQIGAPTENPYERPRNIVSAGSMLFDPNAVCIAAEHMPDWHFHLIGVPVHSFPDNVVQHPEMPFASTLPYLRHADIGLAAYQKEAASGYLAESSLKLLQFGAIGLPAVCPQFAVEPGSLRFGYDPERPETIVGALERAALAPRVASDVPSWSQVAKNLIEAACA; from the coding sequence ATGAAGACGGCAGCGGCACATTCGCGCGTTCATCCCGTCGACAACGAAGAGAATGGGTCGTTCTCGGAAGCCGGTGTTTCAAGGCAGGAAGGTGACATAGCGCGCTCGGGAACGCGCGTGCTCATCCTCTCGCGGCATGACTATCGCACCAAACGCAAGGCAAGCGCGCACTTCCTAGCCAAGGCGCTGGCCGAGCAGGGGCACGAGGTCCGGTTCTTCTCTGTCGGCTATAGCTGGCTTTCGCGGCTGCGCGGCGACAGCCGGACTTTTCTCGACCAGAGCGCCAACCATTGGGAAAGCGTCGATGGGGTCTACGCCTATCTATGGCGAGGCAACTGGCATGCGACGCGCGTGCCGCTGTTGGGTGACAAATCGGGCTATCTGTTCGATCTTTGGGCGCGCAGCCGGTGCGATGCGCTCGACGAAGCGGCTTCGGTGTCGGACGTCATCATCGTGGAGTCCGGTATCGCACCGATGCTTATTCCGCGCGTCAGGGCGGCGGCGCCCCATGCGAAGCTCGTCTATCGGGCCGCCGATCTGCTCTCGACCGCTGGGGTCCATCCTCGCGTGCAGCAAGTGCTTGAACAGTCGCGGGAGGAGATCGACCTCGTGGTGGTCGTCGCGCGGGCGATGCTTCCGCATTTCGACAATTTCGATGTGCCCAAGATCGTGCTGAGGCACGGAATAGATCGCGATCAGATCGGCGCCCCGACCGAAAATCCTTATGAGCGACCGCGCAACATCGTTTCGGCGGGTTCGATGCTGTTCGATCCGAATGCGGTATGCATCGCGGCCGAACATATGCCGGACTGGCATTTTCACTTGATCGGCGTTCCCGTGCACAGCTTTCCCGATAACGTCGTGCAACATCCCGAAATGCCGTTCGCCAGCACTTTACCCTATCTGCGTCATGCCGATATCGGTCTGGCCGCATATCAGAAGGAGGCGGCGTCCGGCTATCTGGCCGAATCCAGTCTCAAGCTGCTGCAATTCGGCGCGATCGGGTTGCCCGCAGTGTGTCCGCAATTTGCCGTAGAGCCTGGCAGTCTGCGTTTCGGCTATGACCCCGAACGCCCCGAAACGATCGTGGGCGCACTGGAGCGAGCAGCGTTGGCGCCGCGCGTGGCTTCGGATGTCCCTTCCTGGTCGCAGGTGGCGAAAAATCTTATCGAGGCGGCCTGTGCCTGA
- a CDS encoding WecB/TagA/CpsF family glycosyltransferase: MRILHVTRQYLPGVGGMEDYVRCLAREQSAQHSVSVLTLDKIFGEPERSLPKHEVLNGVEVDRIPYKGSERYPFAPQVLRHLQGADIVHVHGVDFFADFLAATTMVHRKPLVLSTHGGFFHTSYAAKLKRHYFNQVTRRSLKAYRAVIACSQSDHQMFSTITDDRLVTVENGVDVEKFAGLGQRGTKNILNFGRIAPNKEPEKLLRWFASVYQADPEWRLVIAGKPMGVDIEALHRITQELGLDGAVEIVPSPSDAQLANLISKSSVYASAASHEGFGIAAVEAASAGLYPILSDIAAHQYTRARLGFGMLETFDDPASPQRFLDQHKAGAMVAPDGEALRPTLQSFGWSGVSQQIDGLYDTIMGTRQRSFGGVDVPVMDAAVALTQMADIVKRGTPQVVAFCNAHTVNVARKNSDFSRAMNDALVLNDGAGIDIASKLLYGRKFPANLNGTDLVPLFLQQFRTKLRVYLIGSAPGIAARAGQMLQRINPQLQIVGADHGFFGPQDEELLKERVRLADPDLVLVGMGQPQQELWANRNVKALGIPIICVGGLIDFLAEAAVRAPEWMRAARLEWTYRLYLEPRRLAHRYLVGNITFLAQVANDARRGVRLRSSRSSPPPRHEGLRA, encoded by the coding sequence ATGCGTATATTGCACGTCACCCGACAATATCTTCCTGGCGTTGGTGGTATGGAGGATTATGTCCGCTGCCTTGCACGGGAGCAAAGCGCACAGCACTCGGTGAGTGTCCTCACGCTCGACAAGATATTCGGCGAGCCGGAGCGAAGCCTGCCGAAGCATGAAGTGCTGAACGGAGTCGAAGTGGATCGCATCCCCTATAAAGGGAGCGAGCGTTACCCGTTTGCCCCTCAAGTTCTCCGTCATCTTCAGGGTGCCGATATCGTGCATGTGCATGGAGTCGACTTCTTCGCGGACTTTCTGGCGGCCACCACTATGGTTCATCGCAAGCCTCTCGTGCTCAGCACCCATGGCGGCTTTTTCCACACCAGCTACGCGGCGAAGCTGAAGCGGCATTATTTCAATCAAGTTACGCGCCGCAGCCTGAAAGCGTATCGGGCTGTGATCGCGTGCAGCCAATCCGATCACCAGATGTTTTCGACGATCACGGACGACCGGCTCGTCACGGTCGAAAATGGCGTCGATGTCGAGAAATTTGCCGGACTGGGTCAGCGCGGCACCAAGAATATCCTGAACTTTGGACGGATCGCGCCGAACAAGGAGCCGGAGAAGCTGCTGCGCTGGTTTGCCAGCGTATATCAGGCTGATCCGGAATGGCGGCTGGTGATCGCGGGCAAGCCGATGGGTGTGGATATCGAGGCGCTCCATCGGATCACGCAGGAGCTAGGGCTGGATGGTGCGGTGGAGATCGTGCCTTCACCGAGCGACGCCCAACTCGCCAACCTGATCTCTAAGAGCAGCGTATACGCGTCCGCTGCGTCTCACGAGGGCTTCGGCATAGCGGCGGTGGAGGCCGCGTCGGCAGGATTATATCCGATACTGAGCGACATCGCCGCGCATCAGTATACACGGGCGCGGCTGGGCTTCGGGATGCTGGAGACATTCGACGATCCGGCGTCGCCGCAGCGTTTTCTCGATCAGCACAAGGCTGGTGCGATGGTGGCTCCCGACGGCGAAGCGCTGCGGCCCACGCTCCAGTCGTTCGGCTGGAGCGGCGTGTCGCAACAGATTGACGGGCTATACGATACGATCATGGGCACACGGCAACGCTCCTTCGGCGGGGTGGATGTGCCGGTCATGGACGCTGCGGTAGCGCTGACGCAGATGGCCGATATCGTGAAGCGTGGCACGCCTCAGGTGGTGGCGTTCTGCAATGCGCATACGGTGAATGTGGCGCGCAAAAATTCTGACTTCAGCCGCGCGATGAACGATGCGCTGGTGCTCAACGATGGGGCAGGGATCGATATTGCAAGCAAGCTGCTTTACGGTCGCAAGTTTCCGGCGAACCTCAATGGCACGGATCTCGTGCCGCTCTTCCTCCAGCAATTCCGCACGAAGTTGCGCGTCTACCTGATTGGTAGTGCGCCAGGCATCGCCGCGCGGGCTGGCCAGATGTTGCAGCGGATCAACCCGCAATTGCAGATCGTGGGGGCGGACCATGGTTTCTTCGGCCCGCAGGACGAGGAATTACTGAAGGAGAGGGTGCGTCTGGCCGATCCCGATCTGGTGCTCGTCGGCATGGGGCAACCGCAGCAGGAGCTTTGGGCGAACCGCAACGTGAAGGCGCTTGGAATACCGATCATCTGCGTCGGCGGCCTGATCGATTTCCTTGCGGAGGCAGCCGTTCGGGCGCCCGAGTGGATGCGCGCGGCACGGCTAGAGTGGACCTATCGTCTGTATCTGGAGCCGCGGCGATTGGCGCACCGCTATCTCGTCGGCAACATCACCTTCCTGGCGCAGGTTGCCAATGATGCGCGGCGCGGCGTTCGACTGCGCAGCAGCAGGAGCAGCCCGCCGCCACGACATGAAGGCTTGCGCGCCTGA
- a CDS encoding acyltransferase, which translates to MGFIRYKAAISPRADVETGAWLSVGHNSRVSSFVRICSNGGPVVIGPNTDIGVSSFIGGGREGVRIGRNCLISPHCWIGTSHYEVPASVKVPPDRKQGMIVIGDNVWVGAGAVILDDVAVGSGAIISPNSVVTSNIPENAIVQGNPAKTIFIRR; encoded by the coding sequence ATGGGCTTCATACGATACAAGGCCGCAATCAGCCCACGGGCGGATGTGGAGACCGGAGCTTGGTTGTCGGTGGGCCATAATAGTCGCGTCAGTTCGTTCGTGAGGATTTGCAGTAATGGCGGGCCTGTTGTTATCGGGCCAAACACGGACATCGGTGTCAGCAGCTTCATAGGCGGCGGCCGCGAAGGTGTTCGTATCGGCCGAAACTGCCTTATCAGCCCGCATTGCTGGATCGGAACATCGCACTATGAAGTCCCTGCGAGCGTGAAGGTGCCGCCCGATAGGAAGCAAGGTATGATCGTGATCGGCGACAATGTCTGGGTAGGGGCAGGGGCGGTCATTCTGGATGACGTTGCGGTTGGCAGCGGCGCAATCATTTCTCCCAACTCGGTGGTGACAAGCAACATTCCGGAGAACGCGATTGTACAGGGCAATCCGGCGAAGACGATCTTCATCCGGCGATAG